From the Cohaesibacter sp. ES.047 genome, the window AGTGGTTGAAAAAGCTGGCGGAGAAATTCCTCACCGAAGACGAGAAAAAGCAAATCGAGAGCCTTGGCGGCTTCGAGGCCCTGATGGAAACACTCAAACAGCGCCTTGAGGAACAGAAAGACCGCCATCAGGGCGGCAACAAATGGATCGGCACCGCTGGCACCTCTCCGTTCGGGGCTTATGGCTACAATCCCGAGGGCGTCCGTATCGGCCAGCACGAGAGCCGCCACAGACGCGCCGTCAAGGTCTGGGACAAACGCAATTTTCGTGATCTGGACGGAGACAGGGAACTGGGCACCCGCAACATCAAGATCGCCCTTCGCCGCCTGCGCCAGTTCGCTCGCACGGGCAGCGCTGATGAGCTTGACCTGTCCGGCACCATTCGCAACACGGCTCACAAAGGCTATCTCGACATCAAGATGCGCCCGGAACGACACAATGCAGTCAAGCTGCTTCTGTTCTTCGACATCGGCGGCTCCATGGATGATCATATCCGCATTTGCGAAGAGCTTTTCTCTGCCGTGCGGACCGAGTTCAAGCATCTGGAGCATTTCTACTTCCACAATTGCCTGTATGAATATGCTTGGAAGACCAACAGCCGCCGCTTCTCCGAACGCCTGTCAACGCAGGATCTGCTCAACCGTTTCGGTCCGGACTACAAGGTCGTTTTTGTTGGCGACGCCTCCATGTCACCTTATGAGATTTCCCACCCGGGAGGGTCGGTTGAGCACTGGAACGAGGAACCCGGCCACGTTTGGCTAAACCGCGTGCGCGACACCTACGACCATATTGTCTGGCTCAACCCAACACCGCAGTCTCACTGGCGGTTCTCCCATTCCACCACTATGATCAACGATCTGATGGAAGGTAAAATGTTCCCGCTCACGCTGGAGGGCATCGACGGAGCCATGAGAGCCCTGATGCGCTAATCGGTATCAATGCCCATCCGGTCATGACCGCAGCCTTGAGGCATATCTGCAAAGCGGGATTGTTTCCAAACCACCCATCGGCTATGGATAGCGTCATACTTTCCGATTTCGATTGCATGGATCTCCGCACATGTTAGCCCGTTCGACAGGCGCCAGCAGCTGGCGCACCCCATTTGTCCTGCTGATGCTCATGGCTGCGGCCAACCAGCTCGGCTTTGCCAGTTGGTGGAACCTGCTCAACAACTTCGCCGTCAACGAAGTTGGCTATACGGGTCGGGAGATCGGTATCCAGCAATCGATCCGCGAGATTCCGGGCTTTCTGGCCTTCACTGCCGTTTTCGTTCTGCTGATCATGCGCGAGCAGACATTGGCGCTGCTGGCGCTTCTGTTCCTTGGTGTCGGCGTCGGTATCACCGGGCTGTTGCCGTCGGTCTATGGGCTCTATTTCACGACGATCATCATGTCGATTGGCTTTCATTATTATGAGACGACCAATCAGTCCCTGTCTCTGCAATGGTTGCCGAAGGAAACAGCGCCAGCCCAGATGGGCCGCATCCTGTCGGTCGCCGCGATGGCCCAGCTCGTCGCCTATAGCGTCATTTTCGTCACATGGAAAAGCTTCAACCTGTCCTTCGCGCTGGTGTTTGGCATCGCCGGGGCCATGACGATCACCATGGTGACCTTTCTGGCCTTCACCTTCCCGCACTTTACGGCCCCCCACCCTCAGCGCAAGAAGCTGGTGCTGCGCTCGCGCTATTGGCTCTATTATGCGCTCACTTTCATGGGTGGTGCCCGCCGACAGATCTTCACCGTGTTTGCCGGCTTCATGATGGTCCAGCGCTTCGGCTATGAAGTAGACGAGATTTCCGCGCTCTTCATCATCAATTGCCTGTTCAACCTGGTCTGCGCACCCTACATCGGCAAGTTCATCGGTAAGTTTGGCGAACGGCGGATGTTGACCATCGAATATATCGGGCTGATCATTGTCTTTGTCAGCTACGCGCTGGTCACAAACCCTTGGATCGCAGCGGGCCTCTACGTCATCGACCATGCCTTCTTTGCCATGGCGATTGCCATGAAGACCTACTTCCAGAAAATCGCCGATCCGACAGACATCGCACCGACTGCAGGTGTGGCCTTCACCATCAACCACATTGCAGCCGTGGTCATTCCGGCCCTGTTCGGGCTGATCTGGCTGGTCAATCCTTCGGCTGTTTTCTATATCGGAGCAGCCATGGCCTTTGGGTCTCTGGTGCTCGCCCGACTGGTGCCGCGTGATCCCGTGGAAGGCAACGAATGGGTCGGTCGTCACACAGGCGCACCACAGGCCGCAGAATAGTCAGCGCACCGTGGCAACGCCCATATGGTGCGTGCCCAGAATGCGTGTGCCCAGACCCAGATCGAACACGTCATGCTGCTCGAGCGCAAATCCCGCATCACGCAGCAAGGCGCCCGTGTCCCGGTTGAGATGGCATCCCGCAGCAACCGCACGCCATGGCGGCGTCAGCCGATCCTGCCATTTTGCCACGTGGGCGGATGGAGAACGCCCATGCTCGCAAAAGAACAAACGCCCATGCGGCTTGAGAATCCGGCGCGCCTCACCGAGAGCCGCCTCGACATCGGGAATGGAACAAAGGGAATAAGTGACGACCACCGAGTCCGCGTTTTGAGATGGCAGGGACATCGCCTCGGCGCTCTCGACCAGCAACTCGGCTGACACCTCATGCCGATCTATCGCGCGCCGACCAAGCTGAGGCAAGCCGTCATCGGGATTGACGCCGATCACATGGCGCACGTTGCTGCTGTCATAGTGAGGAAGATTGAGGCCCGAGCCGAAGCCGATCTCGACCACATCCCCAAAGGCCATTGGTACGATCTTCTGCCGCTGACGCGTCACCACAGGAAGGCCGCACACCACATGAACGCCAAATGGCATCAGGCGGGCTTTGCTTCGCTCTGGCCTGCAGGTCGCACAGCTTTCCGTCATTCCGCCCCCTTAAATTCAAACTTTCGAATTTAAAAGAAATAGGCACGAAATGCCACTTCGACAAGCCCCGGATCGTCCGGGGCTGTCTTCAGAAACAACAATCAGGCCTGAAATTCTGGAATTTTGACAACCAGACCGTCCAGATCCTCGCGCATGACGATCTGGCAGGACAGACGGCTGGTCTCGTTGGCATCCTGCGCAAAATCCAGCATATCTTCTTCCATGGCCTGCGGGTCGCCCGTCTTCTCGGTCCAGGCCTCATCCACATAGACATGGCAAGTGGCGCAGGAACAGGCACCGCCGCATTCAGCCTCAATGCCCGGAACGCCATTCTTCACGGCAGCTTCCATCACGGACATGCCTGCGGGGGCATCCACTTCATACTTGGCTCCATCATGCGCCACATAGGTAATCTTTGCCATCTGTCTTGCTCTTCTCAATCTGGTCTGTTCGATCAATTCCCTGCTTCGCTATAAAGCAATTTGCTGTCAAGGCAAAGTTACGGATTGCACCATGTCGGTCCCAAAGTGTAATCGCGTATCACACACCCGCACCACGGGCTGCCAAAATCGTCTCGACCTCAACAACAGCCAGCCTCATCTCTTGTTTGAGAGCTTCGATCAACGCGGCGGCATCTCCCTCACACTGTTCCAGCGCTTCGGCGGCTCTTGCCACGCGCAAGGCACCGATCCCGCGGGCGGCTCCCTTGATGCTATGCGCGAAATCACGTAGATCCGAACGCCCTGCATCCAGTCCCTCGGCCTTGCCTTGTATCTGCTGGGCGAAGA encodes:
- a CDS encoding VWA domain-containing protein, which gives rise to MFIHFFAELRAARVPVSLREYLMLMEALDADLSDKRVEDFYYLSRAALVKDESNLDKFDQVFGTVFKGLDSLADAVEEAPIPEEWLKKLAEKFLTEDEKKQIESLGGFEALMETLKQRLEEQKDRHQGGNKWIGTAGTSPFGAYGYNPEGVRIGQHESRHRRAVKVWDKRNFRDLDGDRELGTRNIKIALRRLRQFARTGSADELDLSGTIRNTAHKGYLDIKMRPERHNAVKLLLFFDIGGSMDDHIRICEELFSAVRTEFKHLEHFYFHNCLYEYAWKTNSRRFSERLSTQDLLNRFGPDYKVVFVGDASMSPYEISHPGGSVEHWNEEPGHVWLNRVRDTYDHIVWLNPTPQSHWRFSHSTTMINDLMEGKMFPLTLEGIDGAMRALMR
- a CDS encoding class I SAM-dependent methyltransferase, which translates into the protein MTESCATCRPERSKARLMPFGVHVVCGLPVVTRQRQKIVPMAFGDVVEIGFGSGLNLPHYDSSNVRHVIGVNPDDGLPQLGRRAIDRHEVSAELLVESAEAMSLPSQNADSVVVTYSLCSIPDVEAALGEARRILKPHGRLFFCEHGRSPSAHVAKWQDRLTPPWRAVAAGCHLNRDTGALLRDAGFALEQHDVFDLGLGTRILGTHHMGVATVR
- a CDS encoding Hpt domain-containing protein; this translates as MAEADGDVIDLSHLDRQTMGDVSLQVEVLKLFAQQIQGKAEGLDAGRSDLRDFAHSIKGAARGIGALRVARAAEALEQCEGDAAALIEALKQEMRLAVVEVETILAARGAGV
- a CDS encoding 2Fe-2S iron-sulfur cluster-binding protein, giving the protein MAKITYVAHDGAKYEVDAPAGMSVMEAAVKNGVPGIEAECGGACSCATCHVYVDEAWTEKTGDPQAMEEDMLDFAQDANETSRLSCQIVMREDLDGLVVKIPEFQA
- a CDS encoding MFS transporter, whose protein sequence is MLARSTGASSWRTPFVLLMLMAAANQLGFASWWNLLNNFAVNEVGYTGREIGIQQSIREIPGFLAFTAVFVLLIMREQTLALLALLFLGVGVGITGLLPSVYGLYFTTIIMSIGFHYYETTNQSLSLQWLPKETAPAQMGRILSVAAMAQLVAYSVIFVTWKSFNLSFALVFGIAGAMTITMVTFLAFTFPHFTAPHPQRKKLVLRSRYWLYYALTFMGGARRQIFTVFAGFMMVQRFGYEVDEISALFIINCLFNLVCAPYIGKFIGKFGERRMLTIEYIGLIIVFVSYALVTNPWIAAGLYVIDHAFFAMAIAMKTYFQKIADPTDIAPTAGVAFTINHIAAVVIPALFGLIWLVNPSAVFYIGAAMAFGSLVLARLVPRDPVEGNEWVGRHTGAPQAAE